A genome region from Thermodesulfobacteriota bacterium includes the following:
- the bamA gene encoding outer membrane protein assembly factor BamA: MKELQEDQGAQQDTAPEALDEIVDDNQSEQQNTTPEQQTTQQSNETEQTAQSSAEDESIVRISKVRIEGANVVTKQEVEQVIGTEFPSIRFWVKKPEFDEEVLKDDMIRIQRLYANNGYYDANATFETKYNDEGTRVEITIKIEEGDPVILTDIDLSFEGDLSEGIKEQIKKAIPLKINETFSPNGYQQTKGVISEILSNNGYPKSEIEGEALVNRREKWARAKFIIKPGLVYTFGVIKVEGNEKVASYIIEREAEFKQGETFNLSKINQTQSNIFQLGLFRSVVIDPVYDDDKQIADVAIVVKERKQGSVKIGGGFGTEDKLRGQLIWTQRNFFGGGRRLEVSAKASFITQRIETSVIQPFIIGKNSELSGTLNFQRDDVPSFKGRSFLASAALTKDFWKYYSVFGSLNVQFSNVQDSATRTPEERSRENFFLTFINLGFERDTTDNILNPTTGTVISTGLESSFRALGSDVNYLKGTVELRGYRKYWDIVFAKKFTIGVIQPFGETQTLDVPIFKRFFAGGSTSMRGFPFQKLGPLDDNNDPLGGNSLLVGSFEVRYPIYGDFGGVAFFDYGNVYTEEWSFPLDRLKYAPGLGLRYDTLIGPVRFDVGYALNPEPGIRRIQFFISIGQAF; the protein is encoded by the coding sequence ATGAAGGAACTTCAAGAAGATCAAGGAGCTCAGCAAGACACGGCTCCTGAGGCTTTGGATGAGATAGTAGATGACAACCAGTCTGAACAACAGAATACTACCCCAGAGCAGCAAACTACCCAGCAGAGTAATGAAACTGAACAAACAGCACAGTCTAGTGCAGAGGATGAATCAATTGTACGCATTTCAAAGGTGCGCATTGAGGGCGCAAACGTTGTAACCAAACAAGAGGTTGAGCAGGTAATAGGTACTGAGTTTCCATCAATTAGATTTTGGGTTAAAAAACCTGAATTTGATGAAGAAGTCTTAAAAGACGACATGATAAGGATCCAAAGGCTTTATGCAAATAATGGATACTATGATGCCAATGCCACATTTGAGACCAAATATAATGACGAAGGCACAAGAGTAGAGATTACAATTAAGATTGAAGAGGGAGATCCGGTAATACTAACGGATATTGATCTTAGTTTTGAGGGCGATTTGTCCGAGGGCATAAAAGAGCAAATAAAAAAGGCCATACCTCTTAAAATAAATGAAACTTTTTCCCCTAACGGCTATCAGCAAACTAAGGGCGTTATATCAGAAATTCTTTCCAACAACGGTTATCCAAAATCAGAGATCGAAGGAGAGGCGTTGGTTAACAGAAGGGAAAAGTGGGCTAGAGCAAAATTTATAATAAAGCCGGGACTTGTATACACATTTGGTGTAATAAAGGTAGAGGGAAATGAAAAAGTTGCCAGCTATATCATTGAAAGAGAGGCTGAGTTTAAGCAGGGTGAGACCTTTAATTTAAGTAAGATTAACCAAACACAATCAAATATATTTCAGCTCGGGTTATTTAGATCTGTCGTTATAGATCCGGTTTATGACGATGATAAGCAAATTGCCGATGTCGCCATTGTAGTTAAAGAGCGTAAGCAAGGCTCTGTTAAAATTGGCGGCGGATTTGGGACAGAGGATAAGCTAAGAGGTCAGCTGATATGGACCCAGAGAAACTTTTTTGGGGGCGGCAGACGACTTGAAGTGTCGGCAAAAGCCTCCTTTATAACCCAAAGAATTGAAACTTCTGTAATTCAGCCATTTATAATAGGTAAAAACTCTGAGCTTTCAGGCACCCTTAACTTCCAAAGAGATGATGTTCCTTCATTTAAGGGAAGAAGTTTTCTTGCCTCGGCCGCACTAACAAAAGACTTCTGGAAATACTACTCGGTTTTCGGATCGCTTAATGTTCAATTCTCAAATGTTCAAGACAGCGCAACCAGAACTCCTGAGGAGAGAAGCCGTGAGAACTTTTTTCTTACTTTTATTAACCTTGGCTTTGAAAGAGATACTACCGATAATATTCTAAACCCTACTACCGGTACCGTCATCTCTACAGGTCTCGAATCTTCCTTCAGAGCACTGGGCTCAGATGTGAACTATTTAAAAGGAACCGTTGAGCTTAGGGGATATAGAAAATATTGGGATATTGTTTTTGCAAAAAAATTCACAATAGGAGTTATTCAACCCTTTGGGGAAACACAGACCTTGGACGTTCCTATCTTTAAGAGGTTCTTTGCTGGCGGCAGTACCAGCATGAGGGGTTTTCCATTTCAGAAGTTGGGCCCACTTGATGATAACAATGATCCTCTAGGCGGTAACTCCCTTTTGGTTGGAAGCTTTGAAGTCAGGTATCCGATCTACGGAGATTTTGGAGGCGTTGCCTTTTTTGATTATGGTAATGTGTATACCGAAGAATGGAGCTTCCCTCTTGATAGGCTAAAGTATGCTCCTGGTTTGGGTCTTAGATATGATACGCTGATCGGTCCTGTGAGGTTTGATGTGGGCTATGCACTAAACCCTGAGCCTGGAATAAGAAGAATTCAGTTCTTTATCAGTATAGGTCAGGCATTCTAA
- a CDS encoding 50S ribosomal protein L11 methyltransferase gives MSKVAVFEYYPDTSNIRVNLPNGEIKEIEINPGWAFGKGDHPTTKLCIAALEKVFKEEEIETVLDVGCGSAVLSIAAALLGAEYIVGVDIDNAITLEANSNVEQNGFTSKIKILLGSIEEVPGQFDLVVANILIDSIVAISDDIKSKANPSGTIVLSGIKDEQKDRAIDKFDDLGYKLIEEYGEKEWVALVFKQK, from the coding sequence ATGAGCAAAGTCGCAGTATTTGAGTACTATCCAGACACTTCTAATATTAGGGTAAATCTTCCAAACGGCGAAATTAAGGAGATTGAAATAAACCCCGGGTGGGCCTTTGGTAAGGGGGATCACCCAACAACAAAGCTCTGTATAGCGGCTCTGGAGAAAGTTTTTAAAGAAGAAGAGATTGAAACCGTGCTGGATGTGGGATGCGGAAGCGCAGTTTTATCGATTGCGGCTGCTCTGCTAGGGGCAGAGTATATTGTCGGCGTTGATATAGACAATGCTATTACACTGGAAGCCAATTCCAATGTTGAACAAAACGGCTTTACTTCAAAAATCAAAATCCTTTTGGGCTCCATAGAAGAAGTACCAGGCCAGTTTGACCTAGTAGTGGCAAATATTTTAATCGACTCCATAGTCGCGATAAGCGATGACATAAAAAGTAAAGCGAATCCATCTGGCACTATCGTCTTGTCTGGGATTAAAGATGAGCAAAAAGACCGAGCAATCGACAAATTCGATGATCTTGGATATAAATTAATTGAGGAATATGGGGAGAAAGAATGGGTAGCGCTTGTCTTTAAACAAAAATAG
- a CDS encoding twin-arginine translocase TatA/TatE family subunit, protein MKHRQFILVNIMFGIGTTEILIVLVIALLLLGPKEIPKIARTIGRGMRELERAKDELKESIEFEVEKDDSTDNKKSEDQESVDKDPPSTGTGNIPSSHV, encoded by the coding sequence TTGAAGCATAGACAGTTTATCTTGGTGAACATAATGTTTGGAATCGGAACAACTGAAATTCTAATAGTATTAGTAATTGCCCTGCTTCTCCTTGGTCCAAAGGAAATCCCTAAAATTGCCAGAACTATTGGAAGAGGTATGAGAGAGCTCGAAAGGGCAAAAGATGAATTAAAAGAATCAATTGAATTTGAAGTTGAGAAAGATGACTCAACTGATAATAAAAAATCCGAGGACCAAGAGTCAGTAGACAAGGATCCGCCTTCAACCGGCACAGGTAATATTCCTTCATCACATGTATGA